GGCGCTCGGCGGTTTTTACGCGTCCCTCGCTCCATCCCTTGTGCGGACGGCCACCGGATCGACTTCAAATCTGATTGGCGGTGCGACAGTGGCGGTGCTGACCGTCACCGGCGCGCTGATGATCTACACCTTGCGCAGTCGCCCGGCCGACAAAGTCTTGCGGGTCGGCGCGAGCATTCTGCCCGTCGGTGTGGCGCTGATTTTACTGGCGGTTCACAGCGCCAGCCTGCCGTTGTTTTTCATCGGGACGCTGGTCGCCGGTTGCGGTTTTGGCGCGAGTTTCCTCGGCGCGTTGCGCAGTGTCGTGCCGCTAGCCTTGCCTCATGAGCGGGCCGGGTTGATGTCGGCGTTTTATGTGCTCAGTTATCTGGCGTTCTGCCTGCCGTCGTTGCTGGCGGGGAATCTGACGCGGGCCTTTGGGCTGGTGACCACGACTGATGGTTATGGCGCGGTGCTGATTATCCTGGCGGTCAGTGCTCTGCCTGCGTTGATGCGTCAACAGCCTGCCAAAGTCTGTGGCGCCGATGCTCGATGACCGCTAGCCTTGGCGTCGCCACCCATTTCAACGGACCACCCGATGAAGATCATCCGCAGCAAATCCTTCACTGCTGACCGCGCCTGGGGCGCCTTGGATATCGCCAACATGAACGGCATCACCACCCGTTTGCACTGGACCGATCAGCCGTATAAATGGCACGTCAACGATGGGCAGGAAGTGTTCGTCGTACTCGATGGCCAAGTGCAGATGCGCTATCGCGAAGACGGCGTTGAAAAGGACACGCTGCTCGACATCGGCGACATTTTCTACGCCTCGGTGGGCACCGAACACGTTGCCCATCCACAAGGTGCGGCGCGGATCCTGGTGATCGAGACGGAAGGTAGCGTCTGACGCATATCTACAAAACAGATAACAGTTAGAGATATTACCCGTTATATAGATATTCGATTCG
This region of Pseudomonas mandelii genomic DNA includes:
- a CDS encoding cupin domain-containing protein, translated to MKIIRSKSFTADRAWGALDIANMNGITTRLHWTDQPYKWHVNDGQEVFVVLDGQVQMRYREDGVEKDTLLDIGDIFYASVGTEHVAHPQGAARILVIETEGSV